Below is a genomic region from Dechloromonas denitrificans.
GCCCACCAACAAAATGCCAATCGGCGTAATGACCAGACGGATGAAAAAGCGGATCAGGATGCCTGTACCGATAATCGCCAGGAAAACCAGTGCCGCCTGAACCGTCCGCAGGAGATTGGTATCGTGGGCATAACTCCACTCCATCGACAGCACCAACTCGTTGATGCTGCTGACAAAGTCTTCAATTTCATCGTCAAAGCGATCGAGGGCGGCATCGCGCTGTTTGAGATCGGCTGACAAATAATTCAATACCAAGGGGCGGACTTTTGCCCCCCAGGCCTGGGAGACGATGCTCACCTGATCCTGGACCTGTGCGTTGCGCGGCGGAGAAAGGGGACGGACAGGGTCGCCCAGTTGCAGATCGCGCAGCACCTTGTCGAATTGATCGAGTTCCCCGCTCAGAATGGTCGACAGGTCCTGGGTCGTCATTTTTTGCTCGACCCCGCGCGCCATCAGATGGCCAATGCGATAAGTCCGCATGCGCAGGCTGCCGGCGTCATTGATCGCGGCAGCGACACCTTCGAGCTGCCAGGAAATCAGTAAAGTCAGACCGATTGCCGTCATTGCCACCATGAAAAAGGCAATCAGCATTCCGACAATTTTTTTCGACAGTTTGCCGGGATTGGCGAACATCAATACGTTCCCTGTACAAGAGGTTCAAACATTAGCGTCACTTTCATCAATCCTACAAGGACGCATATCAAAATACGCACGACGGACTGTCATGGATTCTCGCCCGGCTTTGCCACATAATCAGCAAAATGAAGATGACGACCAGAATATTCAATCACCGCAGATTGCTTCTACTACTGAGCCTGCTGCTCAGTGCAGGTTTCTTTGCCACCACATTGTTCGGCTATTTCGTATCCAAGGATGCGATCCGCTCAGCCATCATCGGACAGGACCTGCCACTTACGTCGAGCAATATCTATTCCGAAATCCAGAAAGACCTCGTCCGCCCGGTATTGATCTCGTCCACCATGGCGCATGATACTTTCCTGCGCGACTGGGTGCTCAAGGGAGAGCGGGACGTCAGTGCGATGGCCCAGTATCTCGGCGAGGTCAAAAAACGTCACGCTGCATTCAGCAGCTTCTTCGTTTCGGACAAAACCGGCCACTACTATACCGGCGAAGGCATTCTCAAACACGTGTCAGCCAGCGAACCGCGCGATGCCTGGTATCACCGCGTCCGCGACATGAAACAGGATTATGAAATCAATGTCGATCCCGATCTGGCGAACAAGGATGCGCTGACCATTTTCATCAATTACCGGGTATTCGATTTTGACGGGAATTATATCGGTGCCACCGGCATCGGCCTGACAGTCGATGCCGTCCGCCACCTGATTGCCAGTTACCAGCAGCGCTTCAACCGGACAATCTACTTTGTCGATGCAAGCGGCCACATCGTCCTCTTCGGCAATCAGCCGGGCCGGGAAGCTGACTTGCATAAAGCCCAGGGGATCGGTGCTCAACTCGACACCATCCTGCGCGAAAAGGCCGGCTCGTACCAGTTTGTCGCCAACGGTGACAATCATGTACTCAACGTCAATTACCTGAGCGAACTGAACTGGTATCTTTTCGTCGAGCAAAATGAAGATGCCGCCCTCGCCGGCATTCGCCAGACGCTCTACGCCAATCTGGCAATCAGTCTGGTGGTGACCTTGCTGGTCATTTTTCTGACCCACATCGCACTCGGCCGCTACCAGTTCAGAATCGAGGAAATGGCCTCGAAAGACAAGTTGACCGGGCTGCTCAACCGCCATGCCTGCTCGATCATTCTTGACCGCCTGCTCGCCGCCTACCGCCGCACCCCGAAACCGATCAGCATCTTGCTGGCCGACGTCGATCACTTCAAGGACATCAACGATCGCCATGGCCATCGGGTTGGCGATCAAGTGTTAAACGGCATCGCCCGGCAAATCCAGCGGAGCATCCGCGAGTCCGATGTGGCGGTGCGCTGGGGTGGCGAAGAGTTCCTGATCATTCTTCAAGCCTGCGACCAGACCGAAGCCGAACATTTGGCCGAGAAATTGAGGGTTTCGGTGGCCGAATGCATTCCCGATCCAACCGACCCCGACATCCGGATTACCGTCAGCATTGGCGTCAGCCAGTTCGACGGAGCGGAATCGCTTGATCAGACCATAGATCGGGCCGATGCAGCGCTCTACTCCGCCAAGCAAAGCGGACGCAACCTGGTCTGTACGGCAGCGGCGCATACGGCATGAAAAACCCGCCGGTTTGATCCGGCGGGCAAGTACGCTCCTGGCGCAGAAGGCGCCGCACCAACGACTCAGGCGACCAGTTTTTCGACGTGCGCCTGTTTTTTGTAGAGAAACTCAAGAACCGCAGCACGATATCGGATGTAATCCGGATCATGCGCCAGCGTCAGGCGATTTCTCGGTCTGGGCAGGTCGACCGCAAGAATCTCGCCGATCGTCGCCGCCGGGCCGTTGGTCATCATCACGATGCGGTCCGAGAGCAGCACCGCCTCGTCGACATCGTGGGTAACCATGACCGTCGTTGCCTTGGTCGCCTCGCAGATCTTCATCAGCTCGTCCTGCAGCTTGGCGCGGGTCAGCGCATCCAGCGCGCCGAAAGGCTCGTCCATCAGCAGCACCTTGGGCTGCATCGACAAGGCGCGGGCGATGCCGACGCGCTGCTTCATGCCGCCGGAAATTTCGTTCGGATACTTGGCGCTGGCGTGGTCGAGGCCGACCAGATGGATGGCGGCGGCCGTGCGTTCCTTGAGCTTGGCCTTGCCTTCCTTTTCACCAAACACCCGCTCGACGGCCAGATAGACGTTTTCAAAACAGGTCAGCCAGGGCAGCAGGCTGTGGTTCTGGAAAACCACGGCGCGCTCCGGGCCGGGGCCGGCGATTTCACGGTCTTCCAGCAACAACACGCCAGTACTCGGCTTGGTCAGCCCGGCAATCAGGTTGAGCAGCGTCGATTTGCCGCAGCCGGAGTGGCCGATCAGGGCGATGAACTCGCCTTGCTTGATGGTCAGGTCAATATCGCGCAGGGCGACGAACTTGCCCTTCTTGGTGTCGAAAGTCTGGCCAACACGTTGAACTTGTACGAATTTTTCCATGATGCTCTCCCGGATCAGGCGGATTCTTTGGTCAGCTTCTTGGCGAGCATGATCAGGCTTTGCTCGAGAATCAGGCCGACGATACCAATGACGAAGATGGCGATGATGATGTGCTCGACCTTGAGGTTGTTCCACTCGTCCCACACCCAGAAGCCGATACCGACGCCGCCGGTGAGCATTTCAGCCGCCACGATGACCAGCCAGGCGGTGCCGATCGACAGGCGGATACCGGTCAGCATGTAAGGCAGCACAGCCGGGAAGAGGATCTTGGTGACGACCTTCCACTCCGACAACGCCAGCACGCGGGCAACGTTGAGGTAATCCTGCGGCACACGCTGCACGCCTTGTGCCGTGTTCATGATCATCGGCCAGATCGAGCAGATGAAGATGGTGTAGGTCGCTGCCGGATCAGCCTTCTTGAAGACCAGCAGGCCGATCGGCAGCCAGGCCAGCGGCGACACCGGGCGCAGCAGGCTGATGATCGGGTTGATCATCGCCGACAGGAAGGCCGAGCGACCGAGGATGAAGCCGAGCGGAATGCCGACCAGCGCAGCAAATCCGAAGCCGATACCGACGCGCTGCAGCGAAGACAGAATATTCCAGCCGATGCCCTGGTCGTTCGGTCCGTTGCGGTAGAACGGGTCGGCAAACAACGCGACTGCCGCATCCCAGGTTTGCACCGGGCCAGGAATGCTGCCGCCCTTGTGGGTAGCGACATACCAGATGCCGAGCAGGATCAGCATGCCGAGGCTGGGCGGCAAGATCTCCCGCAACAGATGATTGATTTTTTCACCGAAAGGCACACCACTCGGCATCGTTTTTGTTTGTTCCATTGTTTTTTCCTTGGCTGGCACTGCAGCAAGCTGGGCACCCGAGTGGCTGCCGGTTTCCCCTGCCGGGAGACTTGCCTGCGGGTTGCGGTCGACCGCTGTTTCAAGGCCGAAATCACCGTTCATCGTCGTGGCACTCATGGTTCTCTCCTGGTTGCCGGCCATGCCTGAATCAAGCAGGCATGGCCGGTTTTAAGCCGCGTTAAGCCTTGACCTTGAAAGCATCGGCGTACTTGGCCGGGTCCTTGCCATCCCAGACCACGCCGTCGACCAGCTTGCTGCTGCGCATGTCGCTCTTCGGCAGGGCGACACCGGCCGCCGCTGCACCCTGCTTGTAGATGTCGATACGATTGACCTGCTTGGCGACAGCCAGGTAATCCGGATGACTCTTGAGCAAGCCCCAGCGCTTGTGCT
It encodes:
- a CDS encoding ABC transporter ATP-binding protein, with protein sequence MEKFVQVQRVGQTFDTKKGKFVALRDIDLTIKQGEFIALIGHSGCGKSTLLNLIAGLTKPSTGVLLLEDREIAGPGPERAVVFQNHSLLPWLTCFENVYLAVERVFGEKEGKAKLKERTAAAIHLVGLDHASAKYPNEISGGMKQRVGIARALSMQPKVLLMDEPFGALDALTRAKLQDELMKICEATKATTVMVTHDVDEAVLLSDRIVMMTNGPAATIGEILAVDLPRPRNRLTLAHDPDYIRYRAAVLEFLYKKQAHVEKLVA
- a CDS encoding sensor domain-containing diguanylate cyclase; this translates as MTTRIFNHRRLLLLLSLLLSAGFFATTLFGYFVSKDAIRSAIIGQDLPLTSSNIYSEIQKDLVRPVLISSTMAHDTFLRDWVLKGERDVSAMAQYLGEVKKRHAAFSSFFVSDKTGHYYTGEGILKHVSASEPRDAWYHRVRDMKQDYEINVDPDLANKDALTIFINYRVFDFDGNYIGATGIGLTVDAVRHLIASYQQRFNRTIYFVDASGHIVLFGNQPGREADLHKAQGIGAQLDTILREKAGSYQFVANGDNHVLNVNYLSELNWYLFVEQNEDAALAGIRQTLYANLAISLVVTLLVIFLTHIALGRYQFRIEEMASKDKLTGLLNRHACSIILDRLLAAYRRTPKPISILLADVDHFKDINDRHGHRVGDQVLNGIARQIQRSIRESDVAVRWGGEEFLIILQACDQTEAEHLAEKLRVSVAECIPDPTDPDIRITVSIGVSQFDGAESLDQTIDRADAALYSAKQSGRNLVCTAAAHTA
- the ntrB gene encoding nitrate ABC transporter permease, whose product is MSATTMNGDFGLETAVDRNPQASLPAGETGSHSGAQLAAVPAKEKTMEQTKTMPSGVPFGEKINHLLREILPPSLGMLILLGIWYVATHKGGSIPGPVQTWDAAVALFADPFYRNGPNDQGIGWNILSSLQRVGIGFGFAALVGIPLGFILGRSAFLSAMINPIISLLRPVSPLAWLPIGLLVFKKADPAATYTIFICSIWPMIMNTAQGVQRVPQDYLNVARVLALSEWKVVTKILFPAVLPYMLTGIRLSIGTAWLVIVAAEMLTGGVGIGFWVWDEWNNLKVEHIIIAIFVIGIVGLILEQSLIMLAKKLTKESA